In Phoenix dactylifera cultivar Barhee BC4 chromosome 1, palm_55x_up_171113_PBpolish2nd_filt_p, whole genome shotgun sequence, the genomic stretch CAACAGCAGTCACCCCCCCATCAACGATCAGGTTTTGTCCGGTGACGAACGCCGACTCGTCGGACGCCAGGAAGAGTGCAGCCTCCCCAATATCACTTGCCTTCAACGGCCCTCCTCCCTTCAACACCATCATGCCCTCGGAAAACTCTTCTGCCTGACTCTGGCTCATCTCAGTAAGCTTCTGTACAATCGGCGTCGACACGCCGCCTGGCGACACGCAGTTCGCCCGTATTCCATGCCTTCCAAGCTCCGCTGCCGCCGATCGCACGAGCCCGACCACCGCATGCTTCGACGCTGTGTACACTGCCGCCCCGTGCCCGGCCCTCGTCGCCGCGATGCTCGCCGTGCATATGATCGAACCTCGTGTCCCGCTGGCCACCATCGCCCTCCCTGCATGCTTGATCGTCGCAGCTACGCCGCGGACGTTGACGGCGATGACATTATCGAGCACGTCGAAGTCCACGTCCAGAATTGTGCTGGTTAGCTTCTCCGAGATCCCGGCGTTGCTGAACATGATGTCGAGCCGGCCGTAGGCCTTGATGGCGAAGCCCACGAGCTTCTCTACTTCCTTCTCGCTGCGCACGTCGCAGCGCTTGTACTTGCACTTGTCCGGGCCGATGGAGGCGACGACGCTGGCGCCCAGCTCGTCCTGGATGTCGGCGATGACGACGAGGGCTCCGTGGGCTGCGAAGATCCTTGCGGTGGCCTCCCCGATCCCACTGGCCGCGCCAGTGATGATGGCCACCTTGCCTTCCAACCTGCATGTCATGGTTATCACTTGTTAGCGCCAAGTTCACTGGAAATTAACTAGTATACATGCATGAAATATAAGCTCAAATCCATGAATTAGCTTTGGGAAACGTAGCGTCACCTCTGCTTAGACATATTATTATTAAGGTTTGGCACTTCTACTTAATCTTATGACCCTTGACACAGTTGAGCGAAATAGCTCCCCTTTTTTTCTTATATAGACGTC encodes the following:
- the LOC120113039 gene encoding short-chain dehydrogenase reductase 3b-like, encoding MSKQRLEGKVAIITGAASGIGEATARIFAAHGALVVIADIQDELGASVVASIGPDKCKYKRCDVRSEKEVEKLVGFAIKAYGRLDIMFSNAGISEKLTSTILDVDFDVLDNVIAVNVRGVAATIKHAGRAMVASGTRGSIICTASIAATRAGHGAAVYTASKHAVVGLVRSAAAELGRHGIRANCVSPGGVSTPIVQKLTEMSQSQAEEFSEGMMVLKGGGPLKASDIGEAALFLASDESAFVTGQNLIVDGGVTAVGAIPPVPAAQVKSNGAF